The Klebsiella quasivariicola region AACACCACGGGCGCGCGTCTGCGTCATGCCCGCGAACAGCTCGGACTTAGCCAGCAAGCGGTGGCAGAACGCTTATGCCTGAAGGTGTCCACGGTTCGTGATATTGAAGACGACAAGGCCCCCGCCGACCTCGCTTCAACCTTCCTGCGCGGGTACATCCGCTCCTACGCTCGCCTCGTACATATCCCTGAAGAAGAGCTGCTGCCGATGATGGCCAAGCAGGCGCCTATTCGCGCAGCAAAGGTCGCGCCAATGCAGAGCTTCTCTTTAGGCAAGCGCCGCAAAAAGCGCGACGGCTGGCTGATGAGCTTTACCTGGCTGGTGCTGTTTGTGGTTATCGGTCTGAGCGGCGCCTGGTGGTGGCAAGACCATAAGGCGCAGCAGGAAGAGATCTCTACCATGGCCGATCAGTCTTCCGCTGAGCTGAACGGCGGTGACGCCAACAGCCAGAACGTGCCGCTGGATACCAGCGCTCCGGCAGCCTCGACCACCGATAGCGCCGCGAACAGTGCGCCGACCGATACCGCCAGTGCGCCGACCACCAGCGCACCGGCCCAGACACCAGTGGACAATAACGCTGT contains the following coding sequences:
- the rodZ gene encoding cytoskeleton protein RodZ, translating into MNTEATQDHQEANTTGARLRHAREQLGLSQQAVAERLCLKVSTVRDIEDDKAPADLASTFLRGYIRSYARLVHIPEEELLPMMAKQAPIRAAKVAPMQSFSLGKRRKKRDGWLMSFTWLVLFVVIGLSGAWWWQDHKAQQEEISTMADQSSAELNGGDANSQNVPLDTSAPAASTTDSAANSAPTDTASAPTTSAPAQTPVDNNAVVAPSQANVDTAGTTPAAPATTPASPLPTDQANVTTPAAAAQDLVMNFSADCWLEVSDATGKKLFSGLQRKGGNLNLSGQAPYKLKIGAPAAVQIQYLGKPVDLSRFIRTNQVARLTLNAEQSPAQ